One Arachis hypogaea cultivar Tifrunner chromosome 2, arahy.Tifrunner.gnm2.J5K5, whole genome shotgun sequence genomic window, TTTCCATCTCAAATTCTTAACCATTTGCTAATTAacgatataataataataataataatataaaaaaatccataaagacaaaaaagAAAGCAAGCAATGGAAGAAGCTAATATGACTTATGAAAAGTATAAAATACTAATATACTATTTGTCAACTTATtgccaataataattaattattatattttaattacaattaatattGATACATTAAGGAAACACatccacaaaaatatttttattagacacagctataaaaaagacatttttattaaacacaTCCACAAAGACACTTTTATTAAACACAATCATAAACAAGAGTTGAAAAAAGTTGGTAGAATTTTTGTTGATTACGTAACGAGATTAGTGACTTATTAGTTTAGGATTgacttaattattttattttatttaaaggttaatacttaatactagctatatcttttttaaaaattttgataggTAAAAGTATTCAACAGTTTTGATTTTAACAATAACCCATCCCTAATTACtccaacatatatatacatgttACAAACAAgacaaaagatgaaaatattgTTAGTTCAGTTGTCGCCAGAAGACAATTTTTGCTTCTTCTTCCACTGGTATGCAGCTTCTAAGATCTTAAGATTAGTCGTCTGAATTTCTTCAGGGAACAAATAGTCAATGAATTCCCCAATTCTGCCAAATCAAAAGAACAGGAGTTAATATGAAATCTAGTAAAGGCTTTTATAACTAGAATGGCAAAAATAGAATATTGACAGTAACAAAATACAAACCTGGCAGAACCATCTTCAGTAGtaacttttcttctctttttgagCTTCTTCGGCAGCTTAGACTGGACTAAGCTAATATCACCAAGCTCCCCAGAAGAAGCCTCCATGTTGAGCCATTTCTCCAATAGCATTGCCCTTTCTTCCTTCAGTTCCGGAGCTGACGATCTGAAGTAGTTAAGAGCTTCCTCAAACACCCCTGATTTAAGCACGAAACAAAAGTAGAGTGAATCTGGATATCATTCCAATTCAGATCAAAGAATAAACAAACAACAAAAGCATCGGGATCACATACTTCTAGCACGCTGAAGGCATTCCCTCCCTTGCTCTTCTTCTGTCAAGTCTAAACCGTTCTGATCTATTGCTGTAGCCTCGAATTCCACATAGCTTATCCATACCTTCAAGTGCTTTGTTTTATTAAGAAGCCTTTCATAAAGCGCTCTTGCTCTCTCAAATTCACCTTCTGCAGTCTCAAAGTCAATATATGCCTGATTTGAAATCACAAATTGATAGACAGGTTAGCACAAAAATGCACATAGCATATTAGAAAAATTATGCATTACATAAGATGTCATAATACATCAGAGAAAAGAAATGATGAAAGAATGATATAACAAGAATGGTTAGGCATTGATTGGTACAAGGCATTAAATGTACCTTCCACAATAGCTCAGGCATATCCAATGCTGGTTGAGCGATTGCAAGCTCGAATATTGCTCTAGCTCGATCAGTCTCAGATAAAGATCTCTCCAATTCTGCATACTTGCTCCAAGCATAGCAATTTTCAGGCGACCACTCCAGATacttttcatatagttttctGCATCTATCTATGTTACCAAGCTGCAGTTCTATCTCTATATACTTCTTGAAAATCTGTTGTCCAGAGAGCAGGGCTGTGTAAGATAACCATGCTTCAATAAAAAGACATCATTGCATTTACATCAGCATATATATTACCTTGTCTTTTGGAGCCTTTCCAATGGCATTTCCTAGTATCTGTCGAGCACCCCTGAGATTCAGCTGACGTATTTCAAACTGGGCTGCTAGAAGCCATATCTTTGCAAATGAAAACTTACTATGTGGTATCAAGTTGAGACACTCCCTATAAGAAAGAAAGAGGAGCATCAGTGTCAATATACAATACAAAAGATCAACACTGGAGTTTGGCTTCAATTCCACAGATCTTGTGATATTCATTCATAATTATTGAAATTGCAGTGCTATGACCATTATCCAAATCAAATCACTATATGTTAGACAAGGTTATGCTATATCATAAAGCTAATTATCATGGTGACTCCAACCAGTCAATTTGATAGGGTTCAAAATTGAATCTATTTGAGTCTACAGTATCTTGAAGCACATAAGATACTTTAAATGCAGTACATATGCTAATTGAAGTAACACATTCTCTTTAGACTTGAGTCCAACTATTCACTAATTCCAAAATTACGAAATTTATgagcaattttattttattataagaacttaaagattgaagcAAGAGCCACAAACAGATGCGAACATTATATTGAAATTTAGAAGAATTCCAAATTTAATTTCTGAACTTCAGTATTACAAGGCACAAACCTGTATACATCTCTTGTTCGATCCACATCTTCAGCATCAAGCTCTTTGTAGAGTGCATAATTAATCCTAAGTAACACAGACAAATGGCAAATATTAGGGGGCAAATGAAAAAAGTAAAAATCCCGAATAAAAAACACATTAAGGAATAAAGTTAGTCGAATCAAACAAACCACAAATAGATATATCGCTGCCAGAATCGCTTCTCCTCTGCAGGAGGAACATTGGCTATAGCTCTCTCATACACCTCCTTGATCCTTTCCTTATTGCCCACACTCTCCTCCAATCGTATATAGTCAAACCATGAATCATAGTTCAACGGATTTTTCCTCACTTCATCCTCATACTGAAACCTCCTTTTTCCGACAATAGCTTCCTCAATCCCTTCCCTGTCACCATACTGCTTCTCAAATGCCACAAATTTATGGTACAAGTCTTCTGCCCTCCCCTTGGGAATATGATCAAGAGCAAACTTATATATACGCCTTGCACGCTCAGTCTCCTTACATCTCTCCTCAAACTCAGCAAAAGCAACAAACAGCTGCTCAGCTTCCTCATCATCAGCAAGCTTCTCCACCGCTCTCTCATAAACATTCCTAGCCTTTGCCACCTCCCCATTCTTCATCTCGAACTTGGCATGCCGAATCCACGCCCCAACCCTAGGGTGGCACTGCACAAAACGCTCGAATACCCCCCTGGCTCGCTCAATTTCATTGTACCTAAGCTCAAACTTGATGTAAGAGAGCCATCCCTGCTGATCAGGCATCCACTTCATCCACCTCTCGAAAACCTGCCATTGTGAAAAGTCAAGTTACTTACTCTTCATATAATCAGTAATATTTGTTAGCTATTAATTGTTTCAACTTATGCAGCAGTAGCATTAGAGACATATAAAGTGTGATGTTATATAAACTGTAATCCATGTGTGAGTAATTTAATTCAGTTCATTCACTCATAGAATACCTGTCTGGCACCAGCAACATTGCCAAGCAGTTCCTCCATATGTATATACTTGTACCATAACTGGTCGACCCTCGGTAGGAGGGTGACAGCGCGGTTCCACACGTTTCGCGCATGGTTGATGAACTTGTTCTTCATCTCCATCTCTGCATACTTGAGCCAAAGGGTGTGGTTCTTGTTGTCAACTTCCAGTGCTTTCTCCCAAACAGAGCGTGCACTCTTGAAGTCCTTCTGAGACTCTTCCCACTGTGCATACTTAATCCACAGGCCAATGTTCCGTCTCACACGCGGAATTAAGTCCTCAAACTCTTTTCGCTTGCGGAGGCGGTACTCGCCAAGCTCAGTGGCATCGGGGATCTTCTGCTTTGGAGGGCGGATCTCAGCCTCTTGCCGCTCCCGAGCCTCCCGGAGAATCTGCTCCGCTGTGATTTGAATCGGAGCAGGTGTCTTGTTCTTAACCCGCGTTGGCGGTGGAAGCTTCACCTCCGTGTCCTTGAGCGTGAGGTAACCCAATGTTGAGTGTGCTTCTTTTGACAAAGACATCGCCCCAGTTGAAGGGTGCAGTAAAACGAAGGATTTTGCTGTAAGAAAATGGCG contains:
- the LOC112755215 gene encoding uncharacterized protein; this encodes MSLSKEAHSTLGYLTLKDTEVKLPPPTRVKNKTPAPIQITAEQILREARERQEAEIRPPKQKIPDATELGEYRLRKRKEFEDLIPRVRRNIGLWIKYAQWEESQKDFKSARSVWEKALEVDNKNHTLWLKYAEMEMKNKFINHARNVWNRAVTLLPRVDQLWYKYIHMEELLGNVAGARQVFERWMKWMPDQQGWLSYIKFELRYNEIERARGVFERFVQCHPRVGAWIRHAKFEMKNGEVAKARNVYERAVEKLADDEEAEQLFVAFAEFEERCKETERARRIYKFALDHIPKGRAEDLYHKFVAFEKQYGDREGIEEAIVGKRRFQYEDEVRKNPLNYDSWFDYIRLEESVGNKERIKEVYERAIANVPPAEEKRFWQRYIYLWINYALYKELDAEDVDRTRDVYRECLNLIPHSKFSFAKIWLLAAQFEIRQLNLRGARQILGNAIGKAPKDKIFKKYIEIELQLGNIDRCRKLYEKYLEWSPENCYAWSKYAELERSLSETDRARAIFELAIAQPALDMPELLWKAYIDFETAEGEFERARALYERLLNKTKHLKVWISYVEFEATAIDQNGLDLTEEEQGRECLQRARRVFEEALNYFRSSAPELKEERAMLLEKWLNMEASSGELGDISLVQSKLPKKLKKRRKVTTEDGSARIGEFIDYLFPEEIQTTNLKILEAAYQWKKKQKLSSGDN